Proteins from one Pseudarthrobacter sp. BIM B-2242 genomic window:
- the aceE gene encoding pyruvate dehydrogenase (acetyl-transferring), homodimeric type: MHARKERLDVAAGEDTSHILSGLTNQLPDRDPEETAEWVESLDALIREQGTERAQYIMRSLLQRAGAQSVGVPMVTTTDYVNTIPVDQEAQFPGNEEYERRYRAYMRWNAAIMVHRAQKANIGVGGHISTYAGAATLYEVGFNHFFRGKDHPGGGDQVFFQGHASPGMYARAFMEGRLTEQDLDGFRQEKSKEGHALSSYPHPRLMPGFWEFPTVSMGIGPMNAIYQAQSNRYLHNRGLKDTSDQQVWAFLGDGEMDEPESRGLLQLAANENLDNLNFVINCNLQRLDGPVRGNGKIMQELEAFFRGAGWNVIKVVWGREWDDLLTQDTDGSLVKIMNETPDGDYQTYKAESGGFVREHFFGKTPQTKDMVADLSDDDIWNLKRGGHDYRKVYAAYKAATEFKGKPTVILAKTVKGYGLGPHFEGRNATHQMKKLTLDDLKKFRDHLRIPVTDEQLEKDLYSPPYFHPGSDAPEIKYMMERRAELGGAVPERRSKHQDITLPDAKSYEVAKRGSGKQQAATTMAFVRLLKDLMRDKNFGKHIAPIIPDEARTFGMDAFFPTAKIYNPKGQNYLSVDRDLVLAYKESAQGQLIHPGINEAGAVAAFTAAGTAYATHGVPLIPVYVFYSMFGFQRTGDAFWAAGDQMARGFIIGATAGRTTLTGEGLQHADGHSPLLASTNPAVVTYDPAYGYEMGHIIRDGIERMYGPDSEDRNLMYYLTVYNEPITQPAEPEDLDVEGVLKGIYLVAPAKIDGPRTQILASGVSVPWAIEAQRLLAEDWGVSADVWSVTSWNELRRDGMAAEEEAFLNPGKPARVPFVTAQLAGATGPVVAVSDYMKAVPDQIRQFVPNEFATLGADGFGFSDTRAAARRFFKNDIHSIVVRSLEMLSRRGEVDAQAPAQAIEKYRLHNVNAGSTGNAGGES, translated from the coding sequence ATGCATGCGCGCAAAGAGAGGTTGGACGTGGCTGCAGGAGAAGATACCTCCCATATCCTCAGCGGGTTGACTAACCAGCTGCCTGATCGTGATCCGGAAGAGACCGCCGAATGGGTTGAGTCCCTGGATGCGCTGATCAGGGAACAGGGCACCGAGCGTGCCCAATACATCATGCGGAGCCTGCTGCAGCGTGCCGGCGCGCAAAGCGTGGGCGTGCCGATGGTGACCACCACGGACTACGTGAACACCATCCCGGTGGACCAGGAAGCGCAGTTCCCCGGCAACGAGGAATACGAGCGCCGGTACCGGGCGTACATGCGCTGGAACGCGGCCATCATGGTGCACCGGGCGCAGAAGGCGAACATCGGCGTGGGCGGGCATATTTCCACCTACGCCGGGGCCGCGACGCTGTACGAGGTGGGCTTCAACCACTTCTTCCGCGGCAAGGACCACCCCGGCGGCGGGGACCAGGTCTTCTTCCAGGGCCATGCCTCCCCCGGCATGTACGCCCGGGCCTTTATGGAAGGCCGGCTGACCGAGCAGGACCTGGACGGATTCCGGCAGGAGAAGTCCAAGGAAGGCCACGCGCTCTCTTCCTACCCGCACCCGCGGCTGATGCCCGGGTTCTGGGAATTCCCCACCGTGTCCATGGGCATCGGGCCGATGAACGCGATCTACCAGGCCCAGTCCAACCGGTACCTGCACAACCGCGGCCTGAAGGACACCTCGGACCAGCAGGTCTGGGCGTTCCTCGGTGACGGGGAAATGGACGAGCCCGAGTCCCGCGGCCTGCTCCAGCTCGCCGCGAACGAGAACCTGGACAACCTGAACTTCGTGATCAACTGCAACCTCCAGCGCCTGGACGGACCGGTGCGCGGCAACGGCAAGATCATGCAGGAACTCGAAGCGTTCTTCCGCGGCGCGGGCTGGAACGTCATCAAGGTCGTCTGGGGCCGGGAGTGGGATGACCTGCTCACCCAGGACACCGACGGGTCGCTCGTGAAGATCATGAACGAGACCCCGGACGGTGACTACCAGACCTACAAGGCAGAATCGGGCGGGTTCGTCCGGGAGCACTTCTTCGGCAAGACCCCGCAGACCAAGGACATGGTCGCGGACCTTTCCGATGACGATATCTGGAACCTCAAGCGCGGCGGGCACGATTACCGCAAGGTCTACGCCGCGTACAAGGCAGCCACCGAATTCAAGGGCAAACCCACCGTCATCCTGGCCAAAACGGTCAAGGGCTACGGCCTCGGACCGCACTTCGAGGGCCGCAACGCCACCCACCAGATGAAGAAACTCACCCTGGATGACCTGAAGAAGTTCCGCGACCACCTGCGGATTCCGGTCACCGACGAGCAGCTGGAAAAGGACCTGTACTCACCGCCGTACTTCCACCCGGGCAGTGATGCACCGGAAATCAAGTACATGATGGAGCGCCGGGCCGAGCTCGGTGGCGCCGTGCCGGAGCGCCGCTCCAAGCACCAGGACATCACCCTCCCGGACGCCAAGTCCTATGAGGTGGCCAAGCGCGGCAGCGGCAAGCAGCAGGCCGCGACCACCATGGCGTTCGTCCGGCTCCTCAAGGACCTCATGCGGGACAAGAACTTCGGTAAGCACATCGCCCCGATCATCCCCGATGAAGCCCGCACGTTCGGCATGGACGCGTTCTTCCCCACGGCCAAGATCTACAACCCCAAGGGCCAGAACTACCTCTCCGTGGACCGGGACCTGGTCCTGGCCTACAAAGAATCGGCCCAGGGCCAGCTGATCCACCCCGGCATCAACGAAGCCGGCGCCGTCGCAGCGTTCACCGCCGCCGGCACCGCCTACGCCACCCACGGGGTGCCGCTGATCCCGGTCTACGTGTTCTACTCCATGTTCGGCTTCCAACGCACCGGCGACGCCTTCTGGGCAGCCGGTGACCAGATGGCCCGCGGCTTCATCATCGGCGCCACCGCCGGCCGGACCACCCTCACCGGTGAAGGCCTCCAGCACGCCGACGGCCATTCCCCGCTGCTGGCCTCCACCAACCCCGCCGTGGTCACCTACGACCCCGCCTACGGGTACGAAATGGGCCACATCATCCGCGACGGCATCGAACGCATGTACGGGCCGGACTCTGAAGACCGTAACCTCATGTATTACCTGACGGTCTACAACGAGCCGATCACCCAGCCCGCGGAGCCCGAGGACCTTGATGTTGAAGGGGTCCTGAAGGGCATCTACCTGGTGGCACCGGCCAAGATCGACGGTCCCCGCACCCAGATCCTGGCCTCCGGCGTCTCCGTCCCCTGGGCCATCGAAGCCCAGCGGCTCCTCGCCGAAGACTGGGGCGTCTCAGCAGATGTCTGGTCCGTCACGTCCTGGAACGAACTGCGCCGCGACGGCATGGCCGCCGAGGAAGAAGCGTTCCTGAACCCGGGCAAACCCGCCCGCGTACCCTTCGTGACCGCCCAGCTCGCAGGCGCCACCGGCCCCGTAGTCGCCGTCTCGGACTACATGAAAGCCGTCCCGGACCAGATCCGCCAATTCGTCCCCAACGAATTCGCAACCCTCGGCGCAGACGGCTTCGGCTTCTCCGACACCCGCGC
- a CDS encoding DUF3052 domain-containing protein produces MSEADAATSVNVAEKLGFKNGDLIQEFGYDDDVDFDLREDIEDLTGSELLDEDDHDVVDAVIFWWREGDGDLVDTLMDSLTTLSEGGVVWVLTPKSGRQGYVSPAEIQEAAPTAGLHLTTSAGVSKDWSATRLVSKKNK; encoded by the coding sequence GTGAGCGAGGCCGACGCCGCCACTTCGGTAAATGTGGCGGAAAAATTGGGTTTCAAAAACGGGGATCTGATTCAGGAGTTCGGTTACGACGATGATGTCGATTTCGACTTGCGTGAGGATATTGAGGACCTGACCGGGTCCGAGCTCCTGGATGAAGACGATCACGACGTTGTAGACGCCGTCATTTTTTGGTGGCGCGAGGGCGACGGCGATCTGGTGGATACCCTCATGGATTCGCTGACCACGCTCAGTGAAGGCGGAGTCGTCTGGGTGCTTACGCCCAAGTCCGGGCGGCAGGGCTACGTCTCGCCGGCGGAAATCCAGGAAGCGGCTCCCACGGCCGGCCTGCACCTGACCACCTCGGCCGGTGTCTCCAAGGACTGGAGCGCCACCCGGCTGGTCAGTAAGAAGAACAAGTGA
- a CDS encoding Sir2 family NAD-dependent protein deacetylase, translating into MDQQRQGVGVGLTGFASLPAAAPAALSAEHLQGLEKVRLLLAGKPLALLTGAGLSTDSGIPDYRGPDAAPRSPMTYQEFVRDAANRQRYWARNHIGWSHMRHADPNQGHRAAAELERRRLLTGLITQNVDRLHEDAGSIKVIDLHGRYDQVVCLECRRTYSRRLLAGVLSELNPGFLERATESGMVEIAPDADATVDDAALISGFVVAGCPACGGTLKPDFVYFGENVPKDRVEAAYAMVDDAGALLVAGSSLTVMSGLRFVRHAAKSGKPVVIINRGETRGDPQATIKLHAGVSESLTWLANELPDL; encoded by the coding sequence ATGGACCAGCAGCGGCAGGGTGTCGGCGTTGGCTTGACGGGTTTCGCCAGCCTGCCCGCCGCTGCCCCCGCGGCACTTTCCGCTGAGCACCTTCAGGGTCTGGAGAAAGTCCGGCTGCTGCTGGCCGGCAAGCCCCTGGCGCTGCTGACCGGTGCCGGGCTGAGCACGGATTCCGGCATACCGGATTACCGCGGTCCGGACGCTGCGCCACGGTCACCGATGACCTATCAGGAATTCGTGCGCGACGCCGCCAACCGGCAGCGCTATTGGGCCAGGAATCACATCGGCTGGTCCCACATGCGCCACGCCGATCCCAACCAGGGGCACCGGGCAGCGGCAGAACTGGAACGGCGCAGGCTGCTGACCGGCCTCATCACCCAGAACGTTGACCGGCTCCACGAAGACGCCGGCAGCATCAAAGTCATCGACCTCCACGGCCGGTACGACCAGGTAGTTTGCCTGGAGTGCAGGCGGACCTACAGCCGGCGCCTGCTGGCCGGGGTGCTTTCAGAGCTGAACCCCGGGTTCCTGGAGCGTGCCACCGAATCCGGCATGGTGGAAATCGCACCCGACGCTGACGCTACTGTTGACGACGCCGCCCTCATCTCCGGTTTTGTTGTCGCGGGCTGCCCCGCCTGCGGCGGAACGCTCAAACCCGACTTCGTCTACTTCGGGGAGAATGTGCCGAAAGACCGGGTGGAAGCCGCCTACGCGATGGTGGACGACGCCGGGGCCCTCCTCGTGGCGGGATCGTCACTGACGGTGATGAGCGGTTTGCGGTTCGTCCGGCACGCTGCAAAGTCCGGTAAGCCGGTGGTCATCATCAACCGCGGGGAGACCCGCGGAGACCCCCAGGCCACCATCAAGCTTCACGCCGGCGTCAGCGAGTCCCTGACGTGGCTGGCAAACGAACTTCCCGATCTCTGA
- a CDS encoding peroxiredoxin, giving the protein MTAALSVAAGPVPAVGESAPDFELVNQFGEPVRLSSFRGQNVVLVFYPFAFSGICTGELCEIRDNLALFEDARATVLAISVDSKFSLRAYAEKEAYGFDLLADFWPHGAVASTYGVFDQETGMAGRGTFIIDAAGIIRYVVVNPRGQARELSAYRDVLTGLEQA; this is encoded by the coding sequence GTGACGGCAGCGCTTTCCGTCGCCGCCGGGCCTGTCCCCGCGGTGGGGGAGTCCGCCCCGGATTTTGAGCTGGTCAACCAGTTCGGGGAGCCTGTACGGCTGTCCTCCTTCCGCGGGCAGAACGTTGTCCTGGTGTTCTATCCGTTCGCTTTTTCGGGCATCTGCACCGGCGAACTGTGTGAAATCCGCGACAACCTGGCACTGTTCGAGGACGCCCGCGCTACGGTCTTGGCGATCTCCGTTGACAGTAAGTTCAGTCTGCGCGCTTATGCCGAAAAGGAAGCCTACGGCTTCGATCTGCTGGCTGACTTCTGGCCCCACGGGGCAGTGGCAAGCACTTACGGCGTCTTCGATCAGGAGACCGGGATGGCCGGGCGCGGAACGTTCATCATCGATGCAGCGGGCATCATCCGCTATGTCGTGGTGAATCCGCGTGGACAGGCCCGCGAGCTGTCCGCATACCGCGACGTTCTGACGGGCCTGGAACAGGCCTGA